ATGTGATCAAGCCCCTCAACCCGCGTGAACTCGTGTCGCGGGCCAAGAACCTGATCCGTCGCGTGCGCCACGCCCAGACAACCCGCCCTGGCGCCATCGCCAGCCCTTGCCTCAAGCAGTTCGCCGACTGGGCGCTGGACAGCGATCGACGCCGGTTGATCGACCCGCAGGGCGGTGAAACCTTGCTGACCCATGGCGAGTTCCAGCTGCTCAGCGTGTTCCTGCGCAACAGTGGCCACACCCTCAGCCGCGACCAGTTGATGGACCAGATCCGCAACCGCGAGTGGGTGCCCAACGACCGTTCCATCGACGTGCTGGTTGGCCGTCTGCGGCGCAAGTTGCACGACGACCCGGCCGAGCCGCAACTGATCATCACCATCCACGGCACCGGCTACCTGTTCACCGCCAGCGTGGCGGCCTGAGGCCATGCGCGGCCTGGGCCTCGCCTGGCTGTTGCTGCTGAGCGTGCAGGCGCTGGCCGCAGCGCCGGTGCGTTACTGCGACTACCCGGTGTACCCGCCGGTGTCGTGGAGCGATGGCAAGCAGGTGCGTGGCCTGGCGCCGAC
The Pseudomonas putida genome window above contains:
- a CDS encoding response regulator; its protein translation is MTPRVLVVDDDPLIRDLLQAYLAREGYDVRCADTAEEAERYLASQPVDLVMLDIRLPGKDGLTLTRELRVRSEVGIILITGRNDDIDRIVGLECGADDYVIKPLNPRELVSRAKNLIRRVRHAQTTRPGAIASPCLKQFADWALDSDRRRLIDPQGGETLLTHGEFQLLSVFLRNSGHTLSRDQLMDQIRNREWVPNDRSIDVLVGRLRRKLHDDPAEPQLIITIHGTGYLFTASVAA